The Kineothrix sp. IPX-CK genomic interval CGAATTTTGCTTCCACCGCCATTTACCGCTTTGATGTCAATCTGCGTGACGCTACGGTACTGGGACTTGTGGGCGCGGGTGGTATCGGCGCTCCATTAATTTTTGCTATGAGTGCCTATCGCTGGAATGATGCCGGCGCTATTTTGTGGGGTCTTATTATCTTGGTATTGGTTGTGGAATGGATTTCCACGCGCATACGGATTAAACTGACAAGAGGAGAATGAAAGTGAAAAAACTTTTCAGATTTTATATACTTCCGACATGCACGGACATGTCATGCCTGTAAACTACAGCGATGCTCTACCTAGTGACTCCGGCATTCTGACTCTGGCGGAAACCTATAAAAAAGAAGGAAATACACTCATTATTGACGGCGGCGATATTCTTCAAGGCACGCCGCTTACCCAATACTATTTGGAACATTGCGGGCAGTATCCTTTTCATCCGGTCGCTCTTTCCATGAATGCCGCCGGATATGATTATATTACTCTGGGTAACCATGATTTCAACTACGGTTATGATGTGCTAAAGGATTACCTGCATGCGCTCAATGCTCAATGTCTGTGTGCAAATGTACATGATCTACGGGGAGAACTGGGAATTCTGGAAAAAACGATACATATCCTGCCAAACGGCTTGCGTATCGGGATGACCGGAATTGTTACTGATTTTGTGAAAATATGGGAAAGCAAAAAGAATCTTGCAGGTCTTGCTATTTCTGATTCGTTTGAAACTGCAAAGAGCATGTACGAGGAATTGCGGCCGGAGTGTGATGTGTGCGTGTGCATTTATCACGGTGGATTTGAAAGAGACCTCGTTACGGGCGCGCTTCTGTTCGATACCGGCGAAAATGTAGGCGGGCGCATTTGTGAAGAACTTGGCTTTGATATTGTTTTGACCGGGCATCAGCATATAGAAGTACCTGGCATCAAAATTGCCGATACACATGCGGTACAGCTGCCGGATGGGGCCGCGCAATATATCCGGCTGAACGGGCAGACAGATTCCGAAGACGGAATACAGATACAATCTGAGCTGATGCCCGCCGGAAGCCGCTGTGCTGCTGAGCCTTATCACACGATACTGCCGCTGGAAAAGGAGGTGCAGCGCTGGCTGGATCAGCCGGTGGGAACGCTGGATGTCAACATTGTGCCGGAAGAAAAGCTATATGCGGCTCAGCAAGGCAGCCGCCTTGCCGCCTTGTTCAATCAGATTCAGATGGATGCCACCGGTGCACAATTCTCCTGTACCAGCCTTGGTAACCAACCTGCCGGAATGCCTAAGGATGTTACTATACGCAGTATTATCGCGGCGTATTTGTTTGCCAATACTTTGGTCGTGCTGGAAGTCACGGAGGATATTTTAAAAGCTGCGCTGGAACGCTGTGCTGCTTATTTTACGCTGGAAAACGGCGTTCCTTCCATTTCCGATGTATTTTTAAAGCCTAAAATCGAGCACTATAACTATGACTTTTATGCGGGCTTGCGCTACACCTTTGATTTGCGCCGTCCGGTGGGGCAGCGTGTTATCAGCATTGCCGGTGCCGATGGAAGCCCTTTGGGAAAGGGACCGTTCAGCCTGTGTACCAGCAATTACCGTGCTACGGGTACCGGCGGCTATGAGGTACTGAGAAAGTGTCCGGTCCTCTGGCGCGGAAACAAAGAAATGGCACAGCTGGCTGCTGCCTATATCCGTGGCCGCAGTCCTTTGACCGTGCCTGAACCGGATGGTCCGGTGATTGTGTACTGAATCAGTTCAATTTATATAATGTTTTGCAATTCATCGAAATCAATGATGAAAATATCCTTTTTCTGTATTCGGATCAACCCGTCATCCTGCATGTTCATCAGTTCTCTGGAAAGAGAAGGACGTGCGGTGTTCAAAAAATCTGCCAGCTCTTCGCGATTCATAGAAAGAGTTACCTTCCCGTCCGGATTACAATTTTTCAGCAGGATTTTGGCAATTTTTTGCCGCAGGGATGAGCAGGAAAGTATTTGGACTTTCTGGTTCAAAAAATAAGCCTTTTGAGCAAGAATCGACAACATATTGGAAATAAGCCGGGCATGGTATCCGCAGTCATCCCCGCAGGTATGAAAAAGAAAATCCTTGGGTATCTGCAAAACTACGGCCGCAGTAACGGCCTGTGCATAGTGATCATATTCCTTACGGTTTAGAAAAACGAATACTTCGCCGAACAGCTCACCGGACCGGTCGAAAGCGGCGATGATACTGCGCTTTCCTGAAACGGTATCATTGCATACAGCAACAGAACCATCCACAAGAACATGCAGCTTTACAGGCTCGTCATTCTGACAAAAAATCATCTCATCCTTTTCGTAAGAAATCATTTCCGATTTGCTGCACTGCAGGCAGCCCTGAATTTCATCCTCTGTCATGCCGGAAAATAACGGGCTATTTATTAATTTGTGAATCATTTGCACCTTCCCTTCACACTGCTATCTGTGCATTTTTTAATCCTTATACGAAAGTTCTCCCCGGTGTAAGGTATTTCCCACACGAAGCATTTGGCGTGCGTTCTGCATGATAGCGTCGATTTTATCCAGATCCGCCAGCAGATCCTTCTCTTCCGGAGTGGTTTGCAGCACCGAATGAATGCCGCCGTTACGAATGACGATACGCCGGTCTGCCATCAGGGCCAAAAGCGGGTCATGGGTTGCCATCAATACAATTTTGTCCTGAGAAACGAGTAGTTCAAGAGCTTTACGCCGGTCAATACCTGCATTTTCTAT includes:
- a CDS encoding bifunctional UDP-sugar hydrolase/5'-nucleotidase, with protein sequence MPVNYSDALPSDSGILTLAETYKKEGNTLIIDGGDILQGTPLTQYYLEHCGQYPFHPVALSMNAAGYDYITLGNHDFNYGYDVLKDYLHALNAQCLCANVHDLRGELGILEKTIHILPNGLRIGMTGIVTDFVKIWESKKNLAGLAISDSFETAKSMYEELRPECDVCVCIYHGGFERDLVTGALLFDTGENVGGRICEELGFDIVLTGHQHIEVPGIKIADTHAVQLPDGAAQYIRLNGQTDSEDGIQIQSELMPAGSRCAAEPYHTILPLEKEVQRWLDQPVGTLDVNIVPEEKLYAAQQGSRLAALFNQIQMDATGAQFSCTSLGNQPAGMPKDVTIRSIIAAYLFANTLVVLEVTEDILKAALERCAAYFTLENGVPSISDVFLKPKIEHYNYDFYAGLRYTFDLRRPVGQRVISIAGADGSPLGKGPFSLCTSNYRATGTGGYEVLRKCPVLWRGNKEMAQLAAAYIRGRSPLTVPEPDGPVIVY
- a CDS encoding Crp/Fnr family transcriptional regulator, coding for MIHKLINSPLFSGMTEDEIQGCLQCSKSEMISYEKDEMIFCQNDEPVKLHVLVDGSVAVCNDTVSGKRSIIAAFDRSGELFGEVFVFLNRKEYDHYAQAVTAAVVLQIPKDFLFHTCGDDCGYHARLISNMLSILAQKAYFLNQKVQILSCSSLRQKIAKILLKNCNPDGKVTLSMNREELADFLNTARPSLSRELMNMQDDGLIRIQKKDIFIIDFDELQNII